In Brassica rapa cultivar Chiifu-401-42 chromosome A06, CAAS_Brap_v3.01, whole genome shotgun sequence, a single window of DNA contains:
- the LOC103872261 gene encoding probable splicing factor 3A subunit 1: MFSSSQILPLEAPPTDGNLGPLPPSQLTDQEAEERELQSSSSNQAPESVATHTRTIGIIHPPPDIRSIVEKTAQFVSKNGLEFEKRIIASNAKNAKFNFLTSSDPYHAFYQHKLAEYRAQNQDGAQGDDTDGPDGASLQLDAGGGGDGEAGEGQPDLQAQFRVPPKPLEPPEPEKYTVRLPEGITGEELEYIKLTAQFVARNGKSFLTGLQSRESNNPQFHFMKPTHSLFSFFTALVDAYFDVLKPPEDLKEKLRKSAADLTTVLERCLHRLEWDRSQEQQRKKEEDEKEQERVQMAMIDWHDFVVVESIDFADEEDDELPPPMTLEEVIRRSKVSSAMEEDEVVEPGKEVEMEMDEEEVRLVAEGMRAANLEANGSSVKIETLNDEEAPMRIVKNWKRPEDRIPTERDPTKVVISPITGELIPISEMSEHMRISLIDPKFKEQKDRMFAKIRETTLAQDDEIAKNIVGLARLRPDIFGTTEEEVSNAVKAEIEKKKDEQPSQVIWDGHTGSIGRTANQALAQNANGEEQYGDPNSFPGPAALPPPRPGVPIIRSLPPPPNLALNLPRPPPSVQYPGPPRPLGVPMMQPMHPQHQLSMPGPPGHQPMMMNRPPQMQHGMPVPPPPGSQFAHLQVPRPYGQLPPTMHGMMQPPPMHGMPPPPPHEEAPPLPEEPEPKRQKFDESALVPEEQFLAQHPGPATIRVSVPNVDDGQVIEITVHSLSENVGSLKEKIAGETQIPANKQKLSGKAGFLKDNLSLAHYNVGAGEMLTLSLRERGGRKR; this comes from the exons atgttcAGCTCGTCGCAGATACTCCCACTCGAGGCTCCTCCCACCGACGGGAACCTCGGTCCACTTCCTCCTTCGCAGCTAACGGATCAGGAAGCCGAAGAGAGAGAGCTTCAAAGCAGCAGCTCAAACCAAGCTCCGGAGTCTGTAGCGACTCACACGAGGACCATCGGAATCATCCACCCGCCTCCGGATATCAGAAGTATTGTAGAGAAGACTGCTCAGTTCGTCTCCAAGAACGGTTTGGAGTTTGAGAAGAGGATCATCGCCAGCAATGCCAAGAACGCTAAGTTCAACTTTTTGACGAGCTCAGATCCTTATCACGCCTTTTACCAGCACAAGCTCGCTGAGTACCGTGCTCAGAATCAAGATGGAGCTCAGGGTGATGATACTGATGGTCCTGATGGTGCAAGTCTTCAGCTTGatgctggtggtggtggtgatggtgAAGCAGGTGAGGGACAGCCGGACCTTCAGGCTCAGTTTCGGGTTCCTCCTAAGCCTTTGGAACCTCCTGAGCCTGAGAAGTATACTGTTAGACTTCCTGAAGGGATTACAGGGGAGGAGCTTGAGTATATTAAGCTCACGGCGCAGTTTGTGGCAAGGAATGGCAAGTCTTTCTTGACTGGGTTGCAGAGTAGGGAGAGTAACAATCCTCAGTTTCATTTTATGAAGCCGACTCATAGTTTGTTCTCTTTTTTCACTGCTCTGGTTGATGCGTATTTTGATGTGTTAAAGCCTCCGGAAGACTTGAAGGAGAAGCTGAGGAAGAGCGCTGCTGATTTGACTACTGTTCTTGAGCGTTGTTTGCATCGTCTTGAATGGGATCGTTCTCAGGAGCAGCAGAGGAAGAAGGAAGAGGACGAGAAAGAGCAGGAGAGAGTGCAGATGGCTATGATTGATTGGCATGATTTCGTGGTTGTTGAATCGATTGATTTTGCTGACGAGGAGGACGATGAGTTGCCACCGCCTATGACGCTCGAGGAAGTCATAAGGAGGAGCAAAGTATCATCAGCGATGGAGGAGGATGAAGTTGTGGAGCCTGGCAAGGAAGTCGAGATGGAaatggatgaagaagaagtcAGGCTTGTTGCGGAAGGAATGAGAGCAGCGAACTTGGAAGCTAACGGTAGCTCtgtaaagattgaaactttgaaCGATGAGGAAGCACCTATGAGGATTGTTAAGAACTGGAAGAGGCCAGAAGATAGGATCCCGACAGAGAGAGATCCTACTAAAGTTGTTATATCTCCAATTACTGGCGAGCTGATTCCCATTAGCGAGATGTCTGAGCACATGCGGATCTCGCTTATTGATCCTAAGTTCAAAGAGCAGAAGGATCGGATGTTTGCTAAGATTCGCGAGACTACTCTTGCGCAAGACGACGAGATTGCAAAGAACATAGTCGGGCTTGCGCGTCTGCGTCCTGATATTTTCGGGACAACTGAAGAAGAAGTCTCAAACGCTGTAAAAGCAGAGattgagaagaagaaagatgagcAGCCAAGTCAAGTAATATGGGATGGTCACACAGGAAGTATAGGTCGCACAGCAAACCAAGCCTTGGCTCAGAATGCTAATGGAGAGGAGCAATATGGAGATCCGAATAGCTTCCCTGGTCCAGctgctcttcctcctcctcgacCAGGTGTCCCAATAATCAGGTCATTGCCACCACCTCCCAATCTCGCCTTGAACCTCCCTCGCCCTCCTCCGTCTGTTCAGTACCCCGGTCCCCCCAGGCCATTAGGTGTTCCAATGATGCAACCCATGCATCCACAGCACCAGCTCTCGATGCCTGGGCCACCTGGACACCAGCCGATGATGATGAACCGGCCTCCACAGATGCAGCATGGCATGCCTGTGCCACCTCCACCGGGATCACAGTTTGCTCATCTTCAAGTTCCAAGACCTTATGGTCAGCTTCCACCAACTATGCATGGGATGATGCAACCACCACCTATGCATGGGATGCCGCCTCCACCACCACATGAGGAGGCACCACCTCTTCCTGAGGAGCCAGAGCCAAAGAGACAGAAATTCGACGAGTCAGCTCTCGTTCCAGAAGAACAATTCCTTGCTCAGCATCCG GGTCCTGCTACGATCAGGGTCTCTGTTCCAAACGTGGATGATGGGCAAGTCATTGAGATCACAGTGCATTCATTATCAGAAAACGTGGGAAGTTTGAAAGAGAAGATAGCTGGTGAAACACAGATTCCAGCAAACAAACAGAAGTTGAGTGGAAAAGCTGGGTTCTTAAAGGACAACTTGTCACTTGCACATTACAATGTTGGAGCAGGTGAAATGTTAACACTGTCTTTGAGAGAACGTGGTGGgagaaagagatag
- the LOC103872260 gene encoding uncharacterized protein LOC103872260, with protein MSELFDTLPTWDLHNLGSLFNQNFNLDACYNIDESPEHILRSPEVDIIGDVSTGYLEDALIEFRVKSKRRRLSFNAEDKPNNHFDNYQNDWRISENYSCTSSQFADESPNSSINIFPESSNQPKHSFEPSSSTSEKHYCDNKKRVVYPFGLVKPGGREEDVTLNDINKKILMPSARPVRHPVGAFACRPCLSAHGPGLSGKAVVAFTKIQTSGRGTITIIRTKG; from the exons atgagTGAGCTTTTCGACACTCTCCCCACTTGGGATCTCCATAACCTTGGATCACTCTTCAACCAAAACTTCAACTTAG ATGCATGTTACAACATTGATGAATCGCCGGAGCATATACTCCGTTCGCCGGAGGTGGATATTATCGGTGATGTATCCACCGGCTACCTCGAAGACGCACTCATCGAATTCCGTGTGAAAAGCAAGCGGAGACGTCTTTCGTTCAACGCCGAGGACAAACCAAATAATCACTTTGACAATTATCAG AATGATTGGAGAATCTCTGAGAATTATAGCTGCACGAGTAGTCAGTTTGCAG ATGAATCTCCAAATTCATCCATTAATATTTTTCCAGAATCTTCAAATCAGCCGAAACACTCTTTCGAGCCATCTTCATCCACTTCAG AGAAACATTACTGTGACAATAAGAAGAGAGTAGTGTATCCATTTGGACTGGTGAAACCAGGTGGTCGAGAAGAAGATGTAACCCTAAACGACATAAATAAGAAGATTCTCATGCCGTCGGCTCGGCCAGTTCGGCATCCGGTTGGAGCCTTTGCATGCCGTCCGTGTCTCTCTGCTCATGGACCGGGTCTTTCAGGCAAAGCCGTGGTTGCTTTCACAAAGATACAAACATCAGGGAGGGGTACAATTACTATAATAAGAACCAAGGGATGA